A genomic region of Pithys albifrons albifrons isolate INPA30051 chromosome 20, PitAlb_v1, whole genome shotgun sequence contains the following coding sequences:
- the QRFP gene encoding orexigenic neuropeptide QRFP, with translation MRATYSLSCLFLLSLGACIPPSERREPGHPGEGTLLSARWQAAAEDASPGWRAGVKRRRSEELDALLGIARELRGYGSAGAGQRPGRRGGSGVMPAAGEKRSGALGNLAEELNGYNRKKGGFTFRFGR, from the coding sequence ATGAGAGCAACCTACTCGCtgtcctgcctcttcctcctgaGCCTGGGTGCCTGCATCCCTCCCAGCGAGCGGCGGGAGCCGGGACACCCCGGCGAGGGGACCCTGCTCAGTGCCAGGTGGCAGGCGGCGGCGGAGGACGCGAGtccaggctggagggcaggggtGAAGCGGAGGCGAAGCGAGGAGCTGGACGCGTTGCTGGGCATCGCCCGGGAGCTGCGGGGCTACGGTTCGGCGGGGGCCGGGCAGCGGCCGGGCAGGCGAGGGGGCTCCGGGGTGATGCCCGCGGCGGGGGAGAAGCGCAGCGGCGCCCTGGGAAACCTGGCCGAGGAGCTCAACGGCtacaacaggaaaaaaggaggcTTCACCTTTCGCTTTGGGAGATGA
- the ABL1 gene encoding tyrosine-protein kinase ABL1 isoform X2 yields MKMLEICLKLVGCKSKKGLSSSSSCYLEEALQRPVVSDFEPQGLSEAARWNSKENLLSCPSENDPHLFVALYDFVASGDNTLSITKGEKLRVLGYNHNGEWCEAQTKNGQGWVPSNYITPVNSLEKHSWYHGPVSRNAAEYLLSSGINGSFLVRESESSPGQRSISLRYEGRVYHYRINTASDGKLYVSSESRFNTLAELVHHHSTVADGLITTLHYPAPKRNKPTIYGVSPNYDKWEIERTDITMKHKLGGGQYGEVYEGVWKKYNLTVAVKTLKEDTMEVEEFLKEAAVMKEIKHPNLVQLLGVCTREPPFYIITEFMTYGNLLDYLRECNRQEVNAVVLLYMATQISSAMEYLEKKNFIHRDLAARNCLVGENHLVKVADFGLSRLMTGDTYTAHAGAKFPIKWTAPESLAYNKFSIKSDVWAFGVLLWEIATYGMSPYPGIDLSQVYELLEKDYRMERPEGCPEKVYELMRACWQWSPSDRPSFAEIHQAFETMFQESSISDEVEKELGKKGMRNVVSNFLQAPELPTKTRTSRRAAESKDANEGLETAHARGQGECDPLDHEPAISPLLPRKERVALESSLNEDERLLPKDKKHNLFSALIKKKKKTAPTPPKRSSSFREMDGHSDRRAGGEEECRDAGNGAFIAPPTDTADPSKFQSPSNGAGVTNGVVAGNSGFLSPHLRKKSSTMSSSRGVAGEEESNSNSSKRFLRSCSASCVPHGAKDTEWKSVTLPRDLQSTGRQFDSSTFGGHKSEKPALPRKRANEAKTDIAVRGTVTPPPRLLKKNEETTDDVFKDAESSPGSSPPTLTPKLGRRQPAALPSSSVLHKDDGVKSSALGTTVNMDQGSAAKANPAGFVGASKASSEEPRLRRLKQTSESAGKDKGKLSKLKPAPPLPLSSSSIAKPGKVSHSPSHEAAADVMSGPKSKQLTQVGEAAGSDAVKPNQSGEGVKKLGIPSVPKPQSSTKLLLSTATPASSSSSIPSAPGGDQAASTAFIPLISTRVSLRKTRQPPERIASGTITKGVVLESTEALRMAISKNSEQMVSHSAVLEAGKNLYTFCVSYVDSIQQMRNKFAFREAINKLENNLRELQICPATAGSGPAATQDFSKLLSSVKEISDIVQR; encoded by the exons AAGCCCTTCAGAGACCAGTAGTGTCAGACTTTGAGCCCCAAGGTCTGAGTGAAGCAGCTCGCTGGAACTCCAAGGAAAACCTTCTGTCCTGTCCTAGTGAAAATGACCCCCATCTCTTTGTTGCACTGTATGATTTTGTGGCGAGTGGGGACAACACTCTCAGCATAACTAAAG GTGAAAAGCTCCGTGTCCTGGGCTACAATCACAATGGGGAGTGGTGCGAGGCCCAGACAAAGaatgggcagggctgggtccCCAGCAACTACATCACACCAGTGAACAGTTTGGAGAAGCATTCCTGGTACCATGGACCAGTGTCCCGGAACGCTGCCGAGTACCTGCTGAGCAGTGGGATCAACGGGAGCTTCCTGGTGCGGGAGAGCGAGAGCAGCCCGGGCCAGAGATCCATTTCCCTGCGCTACGAAGGGAGGGTGTACCACTACAGAATAAACACTGCTTCTGATGGCAAG CTCTATGTGTCTTCTGAGAGCCGCTTCAACACCTTGGCAGAGTTGGTCCACCACCACTCCACCGTGGCAGATGGGCTCATCACCACCCTGCACTACCCAGCGCCCAAGCGCAACAAGCCCACAATATACGGCGTGTCCCCCAACTACGACAAGTGGGAGATCGAGAGAACTGACATCACCATGAAGCACAAGCTGGGTGGAGGGCAGTATGGAGAGGTATATGAAGGAGTCTGGAAGAAGTACAACCTCACAGTGGCCGTGAAGACTCTAAAG GAGGATACCATGGAGGTGGAAGAGTTTTTGAAAGAAGCTGCAGTAATGAAGGAGATCAAGCATCCGAACTTGGTGCAATTATTAG GGGTGTGCACACGGGAACCTCCTTTCTACATCATCACGGAGTTCATGACCTATGGGAATCTGCTGGATTATCTGCGGGAGTGTAACAGGCAGGAGGTGAatgctgtggtgctgctctACATGGCAACTCAGATCTCCTCAGCCATGGAgtacctggagaagaaaaacttCATTCACAG gGACCTTGCTGCCAGGAACTGCCTTGTAGGGGAGAACCACTTGGTGAAGGTGGCAGACTTTGGCCTGAGCAGGTTAATGACGGGTGACACGTACACGGCCCACGCTGGGGCAAAATTCCCCATCAAGTGGACTGCACCAGAAAGCCTGGCCTACAACAAGTTCTCCATTAAATCCGACGTCTGGG cCTTTGGTGTTCTGCTGTGGGAAATTGCAACCTATGGTATGTCCCCTTACCCTGGGATTGACCTGTCTCAAGTCTACGAGCTGTTGGAGAAAGACTATCGTATGGAGCGCCCTGAAGGCTGTCCTGAGAAAGTCTATGAGCTCATGAGAGCAT gctGGCAGTGGAGCCCTTCTGATAGACCCTCCTTTGCTGAGATCCATCAGGCCTTTGAAACGATGTTTCAGGAATCCAGCATATCAGATG AGGTGGAGAAGGAATTGGGAAAGAAGGGCATGAGGAATGTGGTGAGCAATTTCCTGCAAGCCCCAGAGTTGCCAACTAAAACGCGAACATCAAGGAGagctgctgaaagcaaagatgCCAACGAGGGCTTGGAGACTGCACATGCTCGAGGCCAGGGGGAGTGTG ACCCTCTGGACCATGAACCTGCTATTTCTCCCTTGCTCCCACGGAAGGAGAGGGTGGCCCTGGAGAGCAGTTTGAATGAAGATGAGCGTCTGCTTCCAAAGGACAAAAAGCACAACCTCTTCAGTGCCCTgatcaagaagaagaagaagactGCTCCTACCCCTCCCAAACGGAGCAGTTCCTTCAGAGAGATGGATGGACACTCGGACCGCCGGGCGGGCGGGGAGGAGGAGTGCAGGGATGCTGGCAATGGAGCTTTCATTGCACcccccacagacacagctgacCCCTCCAAGTTTCAGAGCCCAAGCAACGGCGCTGGTGTCACCAACGGGGTTGTTGCTGGCAACTCTGGATTCCTGTCTCCCCATTTACGGAAGAAGTCCAGCACGATGAGCAGCAGTCGAGGGgtggctggggaggaggagagtaATTCCAATTCCAGCAAGCGTTTCCTGAGGTCCTGTTCAGCCTCCTGTGTGCCCCACGGAGCGAAGGACACAGAGTGGAAGTCTGTGACTCTGCCTCGAGATTTGCAGTCCACAGGACGCCAGTTTGATTCCTCCACCTTTGGGGGGCACAAAAGTGAGAAGCCAGCACTGCCTCGGAAGCGGGCGAATGAGGCCAAGACTGACATTGCTGTCAGGGGAACAGTGACCCCTCCTCCACGGCTGcttaagaaaaatgaagagacCACTGATGATGTGTTCAAAGATGCAGAGTCGagccctggctccagccctCCCACCCTAACACCAAAACTTGGCCGTAGGCAACCTgctgcccttccttcctccaGCGTGCTCCACAAGGACGATGGAGTCAAATCCAGTGCCTTAGGTACCACTGTGAACATGGACCAAGGTTCTGCTGCCAAAGCCAACCCTGCTGGGTTCGTGGGAGCCAGCAAGGCTTCCTCTGAGGAACCACGACTGAGGAGGCTCAAGCAGACCTCCGAGTCAGCAGGGAAGGACAAAGGGAAGTTATCAAAGCTGAAACCAGCCCCTCCGCTTCCTCTCTCTTCATCCTCCATCGCCAAGCCCGGGAAGGTTTCTCACAGTCCCAGccatgaagcagcagcagatgtgaTGTCTGGGCCGAAATCCAAACAGTTGACTCAGGTTGGAGAGGCTGCAGGCAGTGATGCTGTCAAGCCAAACCAGTCAGGGGAAGGTGTGAAAAAGCTGGGGATCCCCTCTGTACCAAAGCCACAGTCCTCtacaaagctgctgctgagcacagcaacCCCAGCTTCTTCTTCCTCATCCATACCCTCTGCCCCAGGCGGGGACCAGGCGGCTTCCACAGCCTTCATCCCTCTCATATCCACCAGGGTCTCGCTGCGAAAGACCCGGCAGCCCCCGGAGAGGATTGCCAGTGGCACCATCACCAAAGGGGTGGTGCTGGAAAGCACCGAGGCTCTACGGATGGCCATCAGCAAGAACTCTGAACAAATGGTGAGCCACAGCGCTGTCTTGGAGGCTGGCAAGAACCTCTACACCTTCTGCGTGAGCTACGTGGACTCCATTCAGCAGATGAGGAACAAATTTGCCTTCCGGGAGGCCATCAATAAGCTGGAGAATAACCTGCGGGAGCTCCAGATCTGCCCAGCCACCGCCGGCAGCGGCCCCGCTGCCACCCAGGACTTTAGCAAACTTCTCAGTTCAGTGAAAGAAATCAGTGACATTGTTCAGAGGTAG
- the ABL1 gene encoding tyrosine-protein kinase ABL1 isoform X1: MGQQPGKVLGDQRRPSLPALHFIKGAGKKESSRHGGPHCNVFVEHEALQRPVVSDFEPQGLSEAARWNSKENLLSCPSENDPHLFVALYDFVASGDNTLSITKGEKLRVLGYNHNGEWCEAQTKNGQGWVPSNYITPVNSLEKHSWYHGPVSRNAAEYLLSSGINGSFLVRESESSPGQRSISLRYEGRVYHYRINTASDGKLYVSSESRFNTLAELVHHHSTVADGLITTLHYPAPKRNKPTIYGVSPNYDKWEIERTDITMKHKLGGGQYGEVYEGVWKKYNLTVAVKTLKEDTMEVEEFLKEAAVMKEIKHPNLVQLLGVCTREPPFYIITEFMTYGNLLDYLRECNRQEVNAVVLLYMATQISSAMEYLEKKNFIHRDLAARNCLVGENHLVKVADFGLSRLMTGDTYTAHAGAKFPIKWTAPESLAYNKFSIKSDVWAFGVLLWEIATYGMSPYPGIDLSQVYELLEKDYRMERPEGCPEKVYELMRACWQWSPSDRPSFAEIHQAFETMFQESSISDEVEKELGKKGMRNVVSNFLQAPELPTKTRTSRRAAESKDANEGLETAHARGQGECDPLDHEPAISPLLPRKERVALESSLNEDERLLPKDKKHNLFSALIKKKKKTAPTPPKRSSSFREMDGHSDRRAGGEEECRDAGNGAFIAPPTDTADPSKFQSPSNGAGVTNGVVAGNSGFLSPHLRKKSSTMSSSRGVAGEEESNSNSSKRFLRSCSASCVPHGAKDTEWKSVTLPRDLQSTGRQFDSSTFGGHKSEKPALPRKRANEAKTDIAVRGTVTPPPRLLKKNEETTDDVFKDAESSPGSSPPTLTPKLGRRQPAALPSSSVLHKDDGVKSSALGTTVNMDQGSAAKANPAGFVGASKASSEEPRLRRLKQTSESAGKDKGKLSKLKPAPPLPLSSSSIAKPGKVSHSPSHEAAADVMSGPKSKQLTQVGEAAGSDAVKPNQSGEGVKKLGIPSVPKPQSSTKLLLSTATPASSSSSIPSAPGGDQAASTAFIPLISTRVSLRKTRQPPERIASGTITKGVVLESTEALRMAISKNSEQMVSHSAVLEAGKNLYTFCVSYVDSIQQMRNKFAFREAINKLENNLRELQICPATAGSGPAATQDFSKLLSSVKEISDIVQR; this comes from the exons AAGCCCTTCAGAGACCAGTAGTGTCAGACTTTGAGCCCCAAGGTCTGAGTGAAGCAGCTCGCTGGAACTCCAAGGAAAACCTTCTGTCCTGTCCTAGTGAAAATGACCCCCATCTCTTTGTTGCACTGTATGATTTTGTGGCGAGTGGGGACAACACTCTCAGCATAACTAAAG GTGAAAAGCTCCGTGTCCTGGGCTACAATCACAATGGGGAGTGGTGCGAGGCCCAGACAAAGaatgggcagggctgggtccCCAGCAACTACATCACACCAGTGAACAGTTTGGAGAAGCATTCCTGGTACCATGGACCAGTGTCCCGGAACGCTGCCGAGTACCTGCTGAGCAGTGGGATCAACGGGAGCTTCCTGGTGCGGGAGAGCGAGAGCAGCCCGGGCCAGAGATCCATTTCCCTGCGCTACGAAGGGAGGGTGTACCACTACAGAATAAACACTGCTTCTGATGGCAAG CTCTATGTGTCTTCTGAGAGCCGCTTCAACACCTTGGCAGAGTTGGTCCACCACCACTCCACCGTGGCAGATGGGCTCATCACCACCCTGCACTACCCAGCGCCCAAGCGCAACAAGCCCACAATATACGGCGTGTCCCCCAACTACGACAAGTGGGAGATCGAGAGAACTGACATCACCATGAAGCACAAGCTGGGTGGAGGGCAGTATGGAGAGGTATATGAAGGAGTCTGGAAGAAGTACAACCTCACAGTGGCCGTGAAGACTCTAAAG GAGGATACCATGGAGGTGGAAGAGTTTTTGAAAGAAGCTGCAGTAATGAAGGAGATCAAGCATCCGAACTTGGTGCAATTATTAG GGGTGTGCACACGGGAACCTCCTTTCTACATCATCACGGAGTTCATGACCTATGGGAATCTGCTGGATTATCTGCGGGAGTGTAACAGGCAGGAGGTGAatgctgtggtgctgctctACATGGCAACTCAGATCTCCTCAGCCATGGAgtacctggagaagaaaaacttCATTCACAG gGACCTTGCTGCCAGGAACTGCCTTGTAGGGGAGAACCACTTGGTGAAGGTGGCAGACTTTGGCCTGAGCAGGTTAATGACGGGTGACACGTACACGGCCCACGCTGGGGCAAAATTCCCCATCAAGTGGACTGCACCAGAAAGCCTGGCCTACAACAAGTTCTCCATTAAATCCGACGTCTGGG cCTTTGGTGTTCTGCTGTGGGAAATTGCAACCTATGGTATGTCCCCTTACCCTGGGATTGACCTGTCTCAAGTCTACGAGCTGTTGGAGAAAGACTATCGTATGGAGCGCCCTGAAGGCTGTCCTGAGAAAGTCTATGAGCTCATGAGAGCAT gctGGCAGTGGAGCCCTTCTGATAGACCCTCCTTTGCTGAGATCCATCAGGCCTTTGAAACGATGTTTCAGGAATCCAGCATATCAGATG AGGTGGAGAAGGAATTGGGAAAGAAGGGCATGAGGAATGTGGTGAGCAATTTCCTGCAAGCCCCAGAGTTGCCAACTAAAACGCGAACATCAAGGAGagctgctgaaagcaaagatgCCAACGAGGGCTTGGAGACTGCACATGCTCGAGGCCAGGGGGAGTGTG ACCCTCTGGACCATGAACCTGCTATTTCTCCCTTGCTCCCACGGAAGGAGAGGGTGGCCCTGGAGAGCAGTTTGAATGAAGATGAGCGTCTGCTTCCAAAGGACAAAAAGCACAACCTCTTCAGTGCCCTgatcaagaagaagaagaagactGCTCCTACCCCTCCCAAACGGAGCAGTTCCTTCAGAGAGATGGATGGACACTCGGACCGCCGGGCGGGCGGGGAGGAGGAGTGCAGGGATGCTGGCAATGGAGCTTTCATTGCACcccccacagacacagctgacCCCTCCAAGTTTCAGAGCCCAAGCAACGGCGCTGGTGTCACCAACGGGGTTGTTGCTGGCAACTCTGGATTCCTGTCTCCCCATTTACGGAAGAAGTCCAGCACGATGAGCAGCAGTCGAGGGgtggctggggaggaggagagtaATTCCAATTCCAGCAAGCGTTTCCTGAGGTCCTGTTCAGCCTCCTGTGTGCCCCACGGAGCGAAGGACACAGAGTGGAAGTCTGTGACTCTGCCTCGAGATTTGCAGTCCACAGGACGCCAGTTTGATTCCTCCACCTTTGGGGGGCACAAAAGTGAGAAGCCAGCACTGCCTCGGAAGCGGGCGAATGAGGCCAAGACTGACATTGCTGTCAGGGGAACAGTGACCCCTCCTCCACGGCTGcttaagaaaaatgaagagacCACTGATGATGTGTTCAAAGATGCAGAGTCGagccctggctccagccctCCCACCCTAACACCAAAACTTGGCCGTAGGCAACCTgctgcccttccttcctccaGCGTGCTCCACAAGGACGATGGAGTCAAATCCAGTGCCTTAGGTACCACTGTGAACATGGACCAAGGTTCTGCTGCCAAAGCCAACCCTGCTGGGTTCGTGGGAGCCAGCAAGGCTTCCTCTGAGGAACCACGACTGAGGAGGCTCAAGCAGACCTCCGAGTCAGCAGGGAAGGACAAAGGGAAGTTATCAAAGCTGAAACCAGCCCCTCCGCTTCCTCTCTCTTCATCCTCCATCGCCAAGCCCGGGAAGGTTTCTCACAGTCCCAGccatgaagcagcagcagatgtgaTGTCTGGGCCGAAATCCAAACAGTTGACTCAGGTTGGAGAGGCTGCAGGCAGTGATGCTGTCAAGCCAAACCAGTCAGGGGAAGGTGTGAAAAAGCTGGGGATCCCCTCTGTACCAAAGCCACAGTCCTCtacaaagctgctgctgagcacagcaacCCCAGCTTCTTCTTCCTCATCCATACCCTCTGCCCCAGGCGGGGACCAGGCGGCTTCCACAGCCTTCATCCCTCTCATATCCACCAGGGTCTCGCTGCGAAAGACCCGGCAGCCCCCGGAGAGGATTGCCAGTGGCACCATCACCAAAGGGGTGGTGCTGGAAAGCACCGAGGCTCTACGGATGGCCATCAGCAAGAACTCTGAACAAATGGTGAGCCACAGCGCTGTCTTGGAGGCTGGCAAGAACCTCTACACCTTCTGCGTGAGCTACGTGGACTCCATTCAGCAGATGAGGAACAAATTTGCCTTCCGGGAGGCCATCAATAAGCTGGAGAATAACCTGCGGGAGCTCCAGATCTGCCCAGCCACCGCCGGCAGCGGCCCCGCTGCCACCCAGGACTTTAGCAAACTTCTCAGTTCAGTGAAAGAAATCAGTGACATTGTTCAGAGGTAG